The genome window TGAAACCTGAACAGATCCTTAAGTGTCTTCCGCTCAGCGCATTGAGAAAAAATTTTTATTGACAAGAGATTTGTCCGGTTGATATAATTAAGAAATTATTTGACTAAACAAGGCCACCATGGTATAATGATATGCGTGAGGTGGTCAATGTGGCGAAAAATGCGTTAATCGACATTAAGCGCAATCTTGACCAATACATTGGTCGACGCATTACCCTGAAGGCGAATGGCGGACGGCGAAAGACCATTGAGCGTTCAGGTGTACTTGAAGAAACCTATCCATCCGTCTTCATCGTCAAACTGGACGAAAAGCAACATGCCTTTAAACGTGTTTCTTATAGCTACGCTGACATTTTAACAGAAACTGTGGAGCTTATAGTCTGTGGAGACAACGACAAAGAGATCAAGATTACCTATAACAAGCAGTAGACCCAGTCTACTGTTTTTTTTTTGCCTTTATGTGTTATAACCGTTAACCTTCTTATATTTGCTGCCGGGCCGGTCATACTAAAGGTGATCGTTTCTATCGCATCCAGGAGGGATGTTCTGTGCCAAGACGCCGAGGCGTAATGTCCGAGCAGATGGCTGAAGAGCAGCTGGGCCGGAACAGAGAGCCCACATAAGCTTCAACAGGCGCAGCCCAAGAGAAAAAGTGTGTTGACTGGATGGGTTTCCACAAGCTGCTTACACTAAGGTAGAAACGATCAGGCCGGGGTTCTCCCCGGTTTTTCACTGGGCAAAAAACCAACCTTCGTGATAAAATAATGCAATGGTTATGTTGAGAAAAGGTATTGGAGCGATTAGGGATGACCATCTTGATGAAAGCGCCGGCTAAAATTA of Caldalkalibacillus thermarum contains these proteins:
- the veg gene encoding biofilm formation stimulator Veg translates to MAKNALIDIKRNLDQYIGRRITLKANGGRRKTIERSGVLEETYPSVFIVKLDEKQHAFKRVSYSYADILTETVELIVCGDNDKEIKITYNKQ